A window of the Zeugodacus cucurbitae isolate PBARC_wt_2022May chromosome 2, idZeuCucr1.2, whole genome shotgun sequence genome harbors these coding sequences:
- the LOC128919996 gene encoding uncharacterized protein LOC128919996 has product MDVEKASPIATPRSAVKTPRSAATPIAAPRAIPVTTASTIPRAASRATPQSPLPPSERPRVQCPICLRHRLQHCNIFKGMTPAQRQQVAHAHGYCLNFLSAAHVTQECISGNLCQICMLPHHTLLHRDLRRDVVERHAPRSRNAAPHPRISRASRPRRWANPPESSSRHPPTRTSTRPRQTRRQSRHNTGISSVVATLQQLQRLLNIRLGGPGWTNEIRSSMHLNLQH; this is encoded by the coding sequence ATGGACGTAGAAAAGGCAAGCCCCATAGCTACCCCCCGGTCGGCGGTCAAGACGCCTCGTTCAGCAGCTACTCCCATAGCTGCACCTCGAGCAATCCCCGTAACAACGGCGTCAACCATTCCACGAGCTGCCTCCCGGGCAACACCACAGTCGCCGCTACCACCTTCCGAGCGGCCGCGCGTTCAATGCCCCATATGCCTCCGCCATCGTCTGCAGCACTGCAACATTTTTAAGGGTATGACTCCAGCGCAACGTCAACAGGTCGCACATGCACATGGATATTGCCTGAATTTCCTGTCGGCTGCGCATGTAACCCAAGAATGCATATCCGGCAATCTATGCCAAATATGCATGCTGCCGCATCATACACTACTGCACCGCGACCTGAGACGCGACGTTGTCGAACGACATGCACCACGCAGCCGCAACGCAGCCCCTCATCCGCGGATAAGCCGAGCATCACGACCACGACGATGGGCAAACCCACCAGAATCCAGTTCGAGGCACCCACCGACAAGGACATCGACGCGCCCCAGACAAACTAGACGACAATCTCGTCATAACACTGGTATCAGTAGTGTTGTAGCTACgctgcaacaactacaacgtTTGCTAAacattcgcctaggggggccgggatggaCAAATGAGATTCGGTCTTCCATGCATCTAAACTTACAACACTAA